A genomic window from Erpetoichthys calabaricus chromosome 17, fErpCal1.3, whole genome shotgun sequence includes:
- the tnfaip8l3 gene encoding tumor necrosis factor alpha-induced protein 8-like protein 3 — translation MDSDSGELSEGELSPGPEIFNSKSLAIQAQKKIVSKMATKVMANMLIDDTSSEILDELYKVSQKYTKNKKEAHKVMKNVIKIALKIGILYRNNQFNHDELETVEKFKKKMNQAAMTVVSFYEVDYTFDRYILSGLLNECKDLLHKLVEHHLTAKSHGRINHVFNHFADAQFLSVLYSPSGEYRLFLKKICDGINKLLDEGVL, via the coding sequence GGCCTGAGATCTTCAATTCCAAAAGTCTGGCCATTCAGGCACAGAAGAAGATTGTGAGCAAAATGGCTACTAAGGTAATGGCCAACATGCTGATCGATGACACCAGCAGCGAGATTCTGGATGAGCTGTACAAAGTGAGTCAGAagtacaccaaaaacaaaaaggaggCCCACAAAGTCAtgaaaaatgtcatcaaaatCGCTCTCAAAATTGGCATCCTCTATAGAAACAATCAGTTCAATCATGACGAGCTGGAAACGGTGGAGAAGTTTAAGAAGAAGATGAACCAGGCGGCGATGACGGTAGTCAGCTTTTACGAGGTCGACTATACCTTTGACAGATACATCCTTTCGGGACTCCTCAACGAGTGCAAAGACCTGCTGCACAAACTTGTGGAGCACCATTTGACAGCCAAATCCCATGGGCGCATCAATCACGTCTTTAATCATTTTGCAGATGCTCAGTTCCTCTCAGTGCTTTATAGCCCTTCTGGAGAATACAGACTCTTCCTAAAAAAAATCTGCGATGGGATTAACAAATTACTCGATGAAGGTGTGCTCTAG